In Zingiber officinale cultivar Zhangliang chromosome 8B, Zo_v1.1, whole genome shotgun sequence, a single genomic region encodes these proteins:
- the LOC122017194 gene encoding putative glutamine amidotransferase GAT1_2.1 gives MAPSSDSDLSKLLPRVLIVSRRCVRKNKFVDFVGEYHLDLIVGYGAVPVIVPRVAGVHMLLESFEPIHGVLLCEGEDIDPSHYAADASGGLSSEELDEIRSLHASDATVDREKDSIELCLAKLCLERNIPFLGICRGSQVLNVACGGSLYQDVEKELHRKSGVGAVVEHINYGDYDGHRHEVKVAEGTPLHEWFAESLRPEEMTIAVNSYHHQGVKRLAERFVPMAFAADGLVEGFYDPDAYHPDEGKFIMGLQFHPERMRRPGSEEFDYPGCPKAYQEFVKAVVAYQTKVNSYANLNHAPKINQELEKKRKIIMRSFSLAKNLYAAGLDMPPSKEQDLEAGAEFLESNMALSSQQEIRLKQMGATVRNSSSYAQKMKMTKERGAMARKVMQNMSVEQLAELLSFYDMMGQICSDLLEKKLNTTP, from the exons ATGGCGCCCTCCTCCGATTCCGATCTCTCCAAACTCCTTCCGCGCGTCCTCATCGTCTCCCGCCGCTGCGTTCGCAAAAACAAGTTCGTCGATTTCGTCG GGGAGTACCATTTGGATTTGATCGTGGGATACGGCGCGGTGCCGGTGATCGTGCCGCGGGTCGCGGGCGTGCACATGCTCCTCGAGAGCTTCGAGCCGATCCACGGCGTGTTGCTGTGTGAGGGAGAGGACATCGACCCGTCCCACTACGCTGCTGACGCCTCCGGGGGCCTATCTTCCGAGGAGCTCGACGAGATCCGCAGCCTGCACGCCAGCGACGCTACCGTCGACCGCGAGAAGGACTCCATCGAACTCTGTCTCGCCAAGCTCTGCCTCGAGCGCAATATTCCCTTTCTCGGCATCTGCCGCGGTTCGCAGGTCCTCAATGTGGCTTGCGGCGGATCCCTGTACCAGGACGTGGAGAAGGAGCTCCACAGGAAGAGCGGTGTCGGGGCCGTCGTCGAGCACATCAACTACGGCGACTACGATGGGCACCGGCACGAGGTGAAAGTGGCGGAAGGGACGCCGCTGCACGAGTGGTTTGCGGAATCACTGAGGCCAGAGGAGATGACGATCGCGGTGAACAGCTACCACCACCAGGGGGTGAAGCGGCTGGCGGAGCGGTTCGTGCCGATGGCGTTCGCGGCGGATGGTTTGGTGGAGGGTTTCTATGACCCCGACGCGTACCATCCGGACGAGGGCAAATTCATCATGGGCTTGCAGTTTCACCCGGAGCGGATGCGTCGGCCCGGATCCGAAGAGTTCGATTACCCTGGTTGCCCTAAAGCTTATCAG GAATTTGTCAAGGCAGTGGTTGCATATCAAACGAAGGTCAATAGCTATGCAAATCTGAACCATGCCCCAAAGATTAATCAAGAactggaaaagaaaaggaagatcaTAATGAGGAGTTTCTCGCTCGCGAAGAACTTGTATGCTGCTGGGCTCGATATGCCACCATCGAAAGAGCAAGATCTTGAAGCTGGAGCTGAATTCCTTGAG TCAAACATGGCGTTGAGCTCGCAGCAAGAGATAAGGTTAAAACAAATGGGCGCAACTGTGAGGAACTCCTCATCCTATGCGCAAAAGATGAAGATGACCAAGGAGAGAGGAGCGATGGCCAGGAAGGTAATGCAAAACATGTCAGTAGAGCAATTGGCTGAGTTGCTCTCCTTCTATGATATGATGGGACAAATCTGTTCTGATTTGTTGGAGAAGAAATTGAATACCACTCCATAG